The nucleotide window GCCGGGACCGCGCACTCCGATGCCTCCGCGAAACTTCTCCAGGTGGCTCCACATGCGCATCAGGCGCGGCAGCATGTACTCGAGCTGCGCAAGCTCCACCTGCGTTTTCGCTTCCGCCGACCTCGCGCGCGTGGCGAAGATGTCGAGAATCAGCTCGGCGCGATCCATCACGCGCTTGCCGGTCGCGTCCTCGATGTTCTTTCCCTGCGCGGGCGTGAGCTCGTCATCGAACACGATCAGCGTCGCCTCGGTGTCGGCGATGCGCTGAGTGAGTTCCTCGATTTTTCCCTTGCCGAGATATGTCGCCGGATTCGGCTTGTCTATCTGTTGCGTGAGCTGCCCGACGACGATTCCGCCGGCGGTGTCAACGAGTTCGGCCAGCTCCTCGAGGTGCTCGGACATGACCTGTCCGCGCGATGTGCCCGCGCCTGCGCCGGGTGTGAGCGCGTTACCATCATTACGGCCCGAAGGCCGCTTGAGCTGCGCCCCGACGAGGAATACTCTCTCGACAGGGGCCGTCAGCTCGATCAGTTCTCGCGACGTTGGCTACCTGCTCTGTGAAGGGCCGCCGAAGCTGGAGAAACGCCCCCGCTGATCGTACGGACGCGTAAAGCTGCCGATCGGCGTGCTCACTGTAAAGTCGCCGAGCACGCGGTAGTTGATCACGCCGCTCGTGAGCAGCTGCCTTCCCGCCGTGCCGAGTCCCGCATAGGTGAAGTCCACCGGAATCGTCACGTACGTCGAGTCATTGTTGTTCACCTTGAACGCGTGATCGAGCGCGCCGGTGCCGAGCTCCTTTTCCTCGACGAGAAGACGGTACGTCAACCGCGTCGCGTTGAGATCGAACCCGTTGGGGTTGTATACGCTCAGCACGATGTCCATGGCGCCGCCGCTAAGCCC belongs to Gemmatimonadaceae bacterium and includes:
- a CDS encoding LEA type 2 family protein, encoding MMRRHFAVAALAALALGGCASLGLGGFKEPIVHFNDAKIRGLGLSGGAMDIVLSVYNPNGFDLNATRLTYRLLVEEKELGTGALDHAFKVNNNDSTYVTIPVDFTYAGLGTAGRQLLTSGVINYRVLGDFTVSTPIGSFTRPYDQRGRFSSFGGPSQSR